The following proteins are co-located in the Gorilla gorilla gorilla isolate KB3781 chromosome 18, NHGRI_mGorGor1-v2.1_pri, whole genome shotgun sequence genome:
- the MT4 gene encoding metallothionein-4, translated as MDPRECVCMSGGICMCGDNCKCTTCNCKTCRKSCCPCCPPGCAKCARGCICKGGSDKCSCCP; from the exons ATGGACCCCAGGGAATGTGTCTGCATGTCTG GAGGAATCTGTATGTGTGGAGACAACTGCAAATGCACAACCTGCAACTGTAAAACATGTCGGAAGA GCTGCTGTCCCTGCTGCCCCCCGGGCTGTGCCAAATGTGCCCGGGGCTGCATCTGCAAAGGAGGCTCAGACAAGTGCAGCTGCTGCCCATGA
- the MT3 gene encoding metallothionein-3 — MDPETCPCPSGGSCTCADSCKCEGCKCTSCKKSCCSCCPAECEKCAKDCVCKGGEAAEAEAEKCSCCQ; from the exons ATGGACCCTGAGACCTGCCCCTGCCCTTCTG GTGGCTCCTGCACCTGCGCGGACTCCTGCAAGTGCGAGGGATGCAAATGCACCTCCTGCAAGAAGA gctgctgctcctgctgccctGCGGAGTGTGAGAAGTGTGCCAAGGACTGTGTGTGCAAAGGCGGAGAGGCggctgaggcagaggcagagaagtGCAGCTGCTGCCAGTGA